The following are from one region of the Rosistilla carotiformis genome:
- the pstS gene encoding phosphate ABC transporter substrate-binding protein PstS — MSVRIRLLLAIATLVPLFGCSKPTVEPVVGETLGIRGAGATFPAPLYKKWIEEYQTAFPDRHVAYAATGSGDGVHQFIAETVDFGGSDAGLLPDEEARVTRGAVTIPVTGGVLVLAYNLPNLTEPLKLSRRVYVDIFLGKIKRWNDPRIAAENPDLPLPKLDIVVVARQDSSGTTYAFTNHLSSISDDWKSDGPGTGKLIDWPGSTMLADGNGGVAGQIQRSHGSIGYVQYGIAAHAKLQMASLENRAGKFITPNGDSGMQTLENADLPENLQAFFPDPKGEDSYPIVTLTWLLLYEKYADAEKAEAVEHFVTWCLEAGQNYSDSLGYIPLSPSVLAASTKALRRVSNE, encoded by the coding sequence ATGAGCGTCCGAATCCGTTTGCTGTTGGCGATCGCCACGTTGGTTCCGCTGTTCGGCTGTAGCAAGCCAACGGTCGAACCGGTGGTGGGCGAAACCTTGGGGATCCGTGGTGCCGGAGCGACGTTTCCGGCGCCGTTGTACAAAAAATGGATCGAGGAATATCAAACCGCGTTCCCCGACCGGCATGTCGCTTATGCGGCGACCGGATCTGGCGACGGAGTGCACCAATTCATCGCCGAAACCGTCGACTTTGGCGGCAGCGATGCCGGATTGTTGCCCGACGAGGAGGCAAGGGTCACGCGCGGCGCGGTGACGATTCCGGTAACCGGCGGCGTCCTGGTACTCGCGTACAATCTCCCCAATCTAACCGAACCGCTGAAGCTGAGTCGGCGCGTCTACGTCGACATCTTCTTGGGCAAGATCAAGCGTTGGAACGATCCTCGGATCGCTGCGGAGAATCCCGATCTGCCATTGCCTAAGTTGGATATCGTTGTCGTCGCGCGACAGGATAGCAGCGGGACAACCTATGCGTTCACGAACCACTTGAGCTCGATCAGCGACGATTGGAAATCGGACGGTCCTGGGACGGGCAAGTTGATCGATTGGCCCGGTTCAACGATGTTAGCCGATGGCAACGGAGGCGTTGCGGGGCAGATCCAGCGGTCCCACGGATCGATCGGGTATGTCCAGTATGGCATCGCAGCGCACGCCAAGCTGCAGATGGCGTCGCTGGAAAATCGAGCTGGCAAGTTCATCACGCCCAACGGCGACAGTGGTATGCAAACGCTCGAGAACGCCGATCTTCCAGAAAATTTGCAGGCCTTCTTTCCCGATCCGAAAGGAGAGGATTCGTATCCGATCGTGACCCTTACCTGGCTCTTGCTGTACGAAAAATATGCCGACGCGGAGAAGGCCGAAGCGGTTGAGCACTTCGTTACGTGGTGCCTTGAGGCAGGACAAAACTACAGCGACTCCCTCGGATACATCCCGCTCTCTCCAAGCGTCTTAGCCGCATCGACGAAGGCGTTACGCCGCGTGTCGAACGAATAA
- a CDS encoding tetratricopeptide repeat protein — translation MNLRSVFAAAMLSASVSAYGEDSFKTGLAELAAGSFEKAAATLAEFVKKNPEHPSAAQAMCGSGQALSAMGRHAEALDFFEAALKRKSPRLRETPIRLSCAKCQLGVGRYSDAAQHAQEAIKVSSSPAEREVAYPMLISALCQDSRSKEAWLELKKAADTGELKPAVTVALARQVATDALKQGEANTAREAFSWQMENDHDLQGKQEAALGYAWAQAALASQPTEAAVALLEYVDTYPKAPGAARALLAAARKQIEADRSAEAIILLQRLAANYPDASETVDGLTLLIQIAQKNGDETLLQDTRAQLAREHTQSPAARGVIHLAIADAAKSKDEGTFASVSAVVFNSGDPQLVQQTLDRLSETAGHEVVLRFADAGLQRMIDPDQHRVTAAIIDWLFEHRQWSVITEATSKMPVEVLTHDAHQGTVIAESLQRLGSSKGAYDLFTRLAEGPEPTFVVLLRRSELAVQVGSVDEANQAIAAATTAAESSRDRQFVQIVAAQLAIRRADFDSSRKLLDSVVRSPAADQRLRGRAQWLLGETYFMQRDYSAAIDAYRRCETLFPESGWAAASLLQAGKAFEKMGNFRDAAVCYTSLLNKHANSPYAQLASRRLGWIGNEKTR, via the coding sequence TTGAATCTACGATCAGTATTTGCAGCGGCGATGTTGTCCGCGTCCGTTTCGGCTTATGGCGAGGATTCGTTTAAAACGGGCCTGGCCGAATTAGCCGCCGGTTCGTTTGAAAAAGCGGCCGCGACGCTGGCGGAGTTTGTCAAAAAGAATCCCGAGCATCCGTCTGCGGCGCAAGCGATGTGTGGATCCGGGCAGGCCCTGTCTGCGATGGGGCGGCATGCCGAAGCACTCGATTTTTTCGAAGCCGCATTGAAGCGAAAAAGTCCCCGACTACGAGAAACGCCGATCCGGCTCAGCTGTGCCAAATGCCAACTGGGCGTCGGTCGCTACTCCGACGCGGCGCAGCATGCCCAGGAAGCGATCAAGGTCTCCAGTTCGCCCGCCGAACGGGAGGTCGCCTATCCGATGCTAATCTCCGCGCTTTGCCAGGATTCGCGCTCCAAAGAAGCTTGGCTGGAACTGAAGAAGGCCGCGGATACCGGCGAACTGAAACCTGCCGTCACCGTCGCCCTGGCGCGTCAGGTGGCGACCGATGCGCTAAAGCAGGGCGAAGCCAATACCGCCCGCGAAGCGTTCAGCTGGCAGATGGAAAACGACCACGACCTGCAGGGGAAACAGGAAGCCGCACTCGGTTACGCCTGGGCGCAAGCTGCCTTGGCGAGCCAACCGACCGAAGCGGCGGTGGCGTTGTTGGAATATGTCGATACCTACCCAAAGGCTCCGGGAGCGGCGAGAGCCCTGTTGGCGGCGGCACGCAAGCAAATCGAAGCCGATCGATCGGCCGAGGCGATCATTCTGCTGCAACGCTTGGCCGCCAATTACCCGGATGCTAGCGAAACCGTCGATGGACTGACGCTACTGATTCAGATCGCTCAGAAAAACGGCGACGAAACACTCCTGCAAGACACCCGTGCCCAACTTGCCCGCGAACACACCCAATCCCCTGCGGCGCGCGGTGTGATCCATCTGGCGATTGCCGACGCCGCAAAATCAAAGGACGAGGGGACGTTCGCATCGGTGTCGGCGGTTGTCTTCAATTCGGGCGATCCTCAACTGGTTCAACAGACCTTGGATCGTTTGAGTGAAACGGCCGGGCATGAAGTCGTTCTGCGGTTCGCCGATGCCGGGTTGCAGCGGATGATCGACCCGGATCAGCATCGCGTGACCGCTGCGATCATCGATTGGTTGTTTGAACATCGACAGTGGTCGGTGATCACCGAAGCGACATCCAAGATGCCGGTGGAGGTTCTCACGCACGACGCGCATCAAGGAACTGTGATTGCAGAGAGTTTGCAGAGACTGGGTAGTTCGAAAGGAGCCTACGATCTTTTTACGCGACTAGCAGAGGGGCCCGAACCGACATTTGTTGTATTGTTGCGACGATCGGAACTGGCGGTACAGGTCGGATCGGTCGATGAAGCTAATCAGGCGATCGCTGCAGCGACAACGGCCGCCGAATCGTCGCGCGATCGTCAGTTCGTCCAAATCGTTGCGGCTCAGTTGGCGATACGCCGCGCCGACTTTGATAGCTCACGCAAGCTGCTCGATTCCGTGGTGCGATCCCCCGCGGCCGATCAACGCCTGCGGGGGCGAGCCCAATGGTTGTTGGGCGAAACCTATTTCATGCAACGAGATTACAGTGCCGCCATCGACGCCTATCGCCGCTGCGAAACGTTGTTCCCCGAATCGGGGTGGGCTGCCGCGTCGTTGCTGCAAGCAGGTAAAGCCTTTGAGAAGATGGGCAACTTTCGCGACGCCGCCGTTTGCTACACCAGTCTCTTGAACAAACATGCCAACTCACCCTACGCACAATTGGCCAGTCGCCGCCTCGGTTGGATCGGCAATGAAAAAACTCGCTAA
- a CDS encoding TetR/AcrR family transcriptional regulator has translation MPWEKSFDEAEVLDKAMHVFWEKGYASTSITDLTTATGIQRGSLYNAFSGKQELFVRSLLKYDTEQRRTLIQKLERMDEPVKAFAFLFDAIVQQSLDDPKKKGCFLINTSLTLGDHDAAAQKIVGTSLREFTEFFEQQIKLGQQRKQIPKSVDPEPTARTLFALLVGMRVMARGSFDKPALQQVADQAMRLVA, from the coding sequence ATGCCTTGGGAAAAATCATTCGACGAAGCGGAGGTGCTTGATAAAGCGATGCATGTCTTCTGGGAGAAGGGTTATGCATCGACTTCGATCACCGATCTGACGACGGCGACCGGTATCCAACGGGGCAGTCTCTACAACGCCTTTTCCGGCAAACAGGAACTCTTCGTCCGATCGCTGTTGAAATACGACACCGAGCAACGGCGAACGTTGATCCAGAAATTGGAACGAATGGACGAGCCGGTGAAAGCGTTTGCGTTCCTTTTCGATGCGATCGTCCAGCAGTCGCTCGACGATCCGAAGAAGAAGGGCTGCTTTCTGATCAACACGTCGTTGACGCTGGGGGATCACGACGCGGCCGCTCAGAAAATCGTCGGCACCTCGCTGCGCGAGTTCACTGAATTCTTCGAGCAACAGATCAAGTTGGGGCAGCAGCGAAAGCAGATCCCAAAATCGGTCGATCCCGAACCAACCGCCCGCACGCTCTTCGCTCTCTTGGTCGGAATGCGGGTCATGGCCCGCGGCAGTTTCGATAAACCGGCACTCCAACAAGTTGCCGACCAAGCGATGCGATTGGTGGCTTAG
- a CDS encoding HD domain-containing protein: MDTNIQAAREFALRAHGSQQYGEHPYSYHLDAVAALLEPFGERAQVAAYLHDTVEDTSATIEEIEASFGQPMAETVALLTDEEGDTRSARKAKTNAKLAATNNTLALTVKAADRLANLLECQRGSCGKLEMYRREHEAFRKAAYRDGLCEDLWQRIDAIIAGE; this comes from the coding sequence ATGGACACCAACATACAAGCCGCCCGGGAATTTGCACTGCGGGCACATGGAAGTCAGCAATACGGCGAGCATCCGTATTCGTACCATTTAGACGCGGTTGCGGCTTTGCTCGAGCCGTTCGGTGAGCGAGCGCAAGTCGCTGCCTACCTGCACGATACCGTCGAAGATACGTCGGCGACGATTGAAGAGATCGAGGCGAGTTTCGGCCAGCCGATGGCCGAAACCGTTGCGCTCCTGACCGACGAAGAGGGGGACACACGCAGCGCACGCAAAGCGAAGACCAACGCAAAGCTCGCGGCGACAAACAACACGCTGGCGTTGACCGTCAAAGCTGCCGACCGGCTGGCCAATCTGCTGGAGTGTCAACGCGGTTCTTGCGGCAAATTGGAAATGTACCGTCGAGAACACGAGGCCTTCCGCAAGGCGGCCTACCGCGACGGGCTGTGTGAGGATCTGTGGCAACGGATCGATGCGATCATTGCTGGCGAATAA
- a CDS encoding ExbD/TolR family protein, with amino-acid sequence MAYQRRSGEEATINLTPMIDVVFLLVIFFMVGAKFTDQEGNIKVNVPGVGNLQSITRGPDKRVVDVLADGSVLLDKNPIAISQLQQTLASAASQYADTSVVVRGDGQGNFQAIAEVLQVVRQAGITDMGIAVRMQR; translated from the coding sequence ATGGCATATCAGCGACGCAGCGGCGAAGAGGCGACGATCAATCTGACCCCGATGATCGATGTCGTGTTCCTGTTGGTGATCTTTTTTATGGTCGGTGCAAAATTCACCGATCAGGAAGGGAACATCAAAGTCAACGTGCCAGGAGTTGGGAATCTACAGTCGATCACACGTGGCCCCGACAAACGGGTGGTTGATGTGCTGGCCGATGGGTCGGTGCTGTTGGACAAGAATCCGATTGCTATCAGTCAATTGCAGCAAACCCTAGCGAGTGCGGCATCGCAATATGCCGATACTAGTGTTGTTGTGCGGGGCGATGGGCAAGGTAATTTCCAGGCAATTGCCGAAGTCCTGCAGGTCGTACGCCAAGCCGGAATCACCGATATGGGAATCGCTGTTCGAATGCAGCGATAG
- a CDS encoding YdeI/OmpD-associated family protein, which produces MPEPDPQRIRSFETPAAYGAWLQANHDSEPELWLKLFKKATGIPSIDWTEAVIESLCWGWIDGIKKSLDDKAYLQRVTPRRPRSHWSKRNCEHVERLIAEGRMQEPGLAHVHAAQADGRWEAAYSPASEMVMHDDFLAALRGNPKANQAFEKLSKSSLYLIGFHLQTAKRPETLQKRIVKYVGMLEEGKPIR; this is translated from the coding sequence ATGCCTGAACCCGATCCTCAACGCATCCGATCCTTCGAAACGCCAGCTGCCTACGGCGCATGGTTGCAGGCGAACCACGATTCAGAACCCGAACTGTGGTTGAAGCTATTTAAGAAAGCGACCGGCATACCGTCGATCGATTGGACCGAAGCCGTGATCGAATCGCTTTGTTGGGGCTGGATCGACGGCATCAAAAAGTCGCTCGACGACAAAGCCTACCTGCAACGCGTAACGCCCCGCCGACCGCGCAGCCATTGGTCGAAGCGGAACTGCGAACATGTCGAACGTTTGATCGCCGAGGGGAGGATGCAAGAACCTGGCTTGGCACACGTCCACGCCGCGCAAGCCGATGGTCGTTGGGAAGCGGCTTATTCCCCCGCCAGCGAGATGGTGATGCACGACGATTTCTTGGCAGCGCTCCGCGGCAACCCCAAAGCGAACCAAGCGTTTGAGAAACTCAGCAAGTCCAGCCTCTATCTAATCGGATTCCATTTGCAAACCGCCAAACGCCCCGAGACGCTGCAAAAACGAATCGTCAAATATGTCGGGATGCTAGAAGAGGGCAAACCGATTCGATAG
- the map gene encoding type I methionyl aminopeptidase — translation MTVENDQDVAGILKTGRVVAQVRDAMLGAVEPGMTTAELDALGAEMLARFGAKSAPRVVYDFPGATCISINEETAHGIPGPRVIQAGDIVNVDVSAELDGYFADTAGTIVVPPIAKRKSRLCDATGEALHRAIAEARAGAPINRIGTAIQKTAKRHGFKVIKNLAGHGIGRSLHEEPDGIVSYYDHRDTRKLTAGQVIAIEPFLSTHSSFVSEAQDGWTLVGHPQNLSAQFEHTIIVTRGAPIIATLSRS, via the coding sequence ATGACAGTAGAAAACGATCAGGATGTCGCAGGGATCCTAAAGACCGGCCGCGTTGTCGCTCAAGTCCGGGACGCGATGCTCGGCGCCGTGGAGCCGGGAATGACGACGGCGGAACTGGATGCTTTGGGAGCCGAAATGTTGGCTCGCTTCGGAGCCAAGTCGGCACCGCGCGTGGTTTACGACTTTCCAGGTGCTACCTGCATCAGCATCAATGAAGAGACCGCCCATGGAATCCCGGGCCCCCGAGTGATCCAGGCAGGCGACATCGTGAATGTCGATGTCTCCGCAGAACTCGACGGCTACTTTGCCGATACCGCCGGTACGATCGTTGTTCCACCGATCGCCAAACGCAAGTCACGATTGTGCGACGCGACGGGAGAGGCCTTGCATCGCGCGATCGCCGAAGCTCGAGCCGGGGCGCCGATCAATCGAATCGGAACGGCAATTCAAAAAACCGCGAAGCGACACGGATTTAAGGTCATCAAAAATCTCGCCGGCCACGGAATCGGACGCAGCCTCCACGAAGAGCCCGATGGGATCGTCAGTTATTACGATCATCGAGATACCCGCAAGCTGACAGCTGGCCAAGTCATTGCCATCGAGCCGTTTCTTTCGACCCACAGCAGCTTTGTCTCCGAAGCCCAAGACGGCTGGACTCTCGTCGGACATCCCCAAAACCTCTCCGCGCAATTTGAGCATACGATCATTGTCACTCGTGGTGCGCCCATCATTGCGACGCTTTCTCGGTCGTAA
- a CDS encoding 3-keto-disaccharide hydrolase: MRLQSIGDPIRLCILQTSRKINLNRKRVSMKFRPHVSLAIATLSTVSAMSLLGSAVSLQADEPQSKSGEAAWVSLFDGKTLDGWEKVGSDGSKWEVKEGVIQGTGTPSMLVNTTGPYKNFRYRAEVKINDGGNSGLYFRTTRRPGFSDGYEAQIDSTHTDPIRTGSLYGFCHVYKQHVPPGKWFTYEVEVRDDIWRGREMTRIKITVDGNELYEYLDFDKTYGPGHFAFQQHDPGSIVEIRKAEVQPLAD; encoded by the coding sequence ATGCGTTTGCAGTCGATCGGCGACCCGATTAGGCTCTGCATCCTACAAACTTCAAGAAAAATTAACCTCAACAGGAAGAGAGTCTCCATGAAATTCCGCCCCCATGTTTCCCTTGCAATCGCCACGCTGTCGACGGTTTCGGCGATGTCGCTTTTGGGTTCCGCTGTGTCTCTGCAGGCGGACGAGCCGCAGTCCAAGTCGGGCGAAGCCGCTTGGGTTTCGTTGTTCGACGGCAAGACGTTGGACGGCTGGGAAAAAGTTGGCTCCGACGGTAGCAAGTGGGAAGTCAAAGAAGGTGTGATCCAGGGCACTGGAACCCCGTCGATGCTAGTCAATACGACCGGGCCGTATAAGAACTTCCGTTACCGCGCCGAGGTGAAGATCAATGATGGTGGCAACTCGGGGCTCTACTTCCGCACGACCCGACGCCCCGGTTTTTCTGACGGCTACGAAGCACAGATCGACAGCACGCACACCGACCCGATCCGCACCGGTTCGCTGTACGGGTTCTGCCACGTTTATAAACAACATGTTCCACCGGGCAAATGGTTCACGTATGAAGTGGAAGTGCGCGACGACATCTGGCGTGGACGTGAGATGACGCGCATCAAGATCACCGTCGATGGCAACGAATTGTACGAATACCTCGACTTTGACAAGACCTACGGTCCTGGGCACTTCGCCTTCCAACAGCACGATCCGGGCAGCATCGTCGAGATCCGCAAAGCGGAAGTGCAACCTCTGGCCGATTGA
- a CDS encoding MotA/TolQ/ExbB proton channel family protein, producing MKKLAKSIVRAIVSSPHGRLRNRSCIPPRTTAPSHAAIGLTLAFLLGATPVAMAQQFRQPGQSFQQQGFGQQGGFAQQPSAIPSIPAAAQPQGVTEAAPEEAVEADSSWVPGWASSLKDQISAGGLLMLPLGICSFIVIGLICERLVSLRRSRVIPRPFVRRFREKVEDGQLDIEEATEVCNDFDCAVADVFIAAVKRTGRPMVEIEAAVFDALERTADGLRRYLRVFHAVSNVAPLIGLLGTVLGMIEAFETMASEAGMGHPELLAIGISKALVTTAGGLCVAIPAYLAYMYFSSRADGYLAEIERLSLGVIDAVSAESAGGGAKTRRRKAA from the coding sequence ATGAAAAAACTCGCTAAGTCGATCGTCCGGGCGATCGTCTCGTCGCCCCATGGTCGGCTGCGGAACCGAAGCTGTATACCACCGCGCACTACGGCGCCCTCGCACGCCGCAATCGGCTTAACGCTGGCATTCCTGTTGGGAGCAACGCCTGTCGCGATGGCGCAACAGTTCCGTCAGCCGGGTCAGTCGTTCCAACAGCAAGGCTTTGGGCAGCAGGGCGGCTTTGCACAGCAACCGTCGGCGATCCCGTCGATTCCCGCTGCCGCGCAACCGCAGGGTGTGACCGAAGCGGCTCCGGAAGAAGCGGTCGAAGCTGACTCTTCTTGGGTTCCAGGTTGGGCTTCGAGTTTGAAGGACCAGATTTCTGCGGGCGGCTTGCTGATGCTGCCGCTTGGGATTTGCAGCTTTATCGTGATCGGATTGATTTGCGAGCGTTTGGTTTCGTTGCGCCGCAGTCGCGTGATCCCTCGGCCGTTTGTCCGCCGCTTCCGTGAAAAAGTGGAAGATGGCCAATTGGACATCGAAGAAGCGACCGAAGTTTGCAACGACTTTGATTGCGCCGTTGCCGACGTGTTTATCGCTGCGGTCAAACGTACCGGTCGCCCGATGGTCGAAATCGAAGCGGCCGTGTTCGACGCTTTGGAGCGGACCGCCGATGGCCTGCGACGCTATCTTCGCGTTTTCCATGCGGTCAGCAACGTCGCACCGTTAATCGGTCTGTTGGGGACCGTGTTGGGAATGATCGAAGCGTTCGAAACGATGGCATCCGAAGCAGGGATGGGGCATCCGGAACTGCTAGCGATCGGGATCAGTAAAGCCCTGGTGACGACCGCGGGTGGCCTTTGCGTTGCGATCCCTGCTTATCTGGCGTACATGTATTTCAGCTCACGTGCCGACGGTTACCTGGCCGAGATCGAACGCTTGTCCTTGGGCGTGATCGATGCCGTCTCCGCCGAAAGCGCTGGCGGAGGGGCCAAGACGCGACGAAGGAAGGCGGCGTAA
- a CDS encoding squalene--hopene cyclase: MTESSLAQTPWLAVVAVSAMILIAVTWFLWRRRGGRRRPKTAIACAILSVGLHSSLFLFIPTKDQPGKGTGDAPGSVDGSAPVMVTMTDVETFDPDQSASPDESPETFIPPLELPVPESEPLPAVVTATAAVDLPMETSVQPPDFSAEPIDLSESHAQIDQLMTDLLLADATLSQVETPQPDPLPTPPQPAATASMPQPSMPQPTPPSPAASGVPVPTQTVATPVASPRPDDFANRRGPARRSALIATGGDDRTEAAVAAGLRFIASRQRADGIWDPTTTGAGQERVTLGHNREGAGKRAETGLTGLALLSLMGSGHTHLDGPYTDNVARGLQALLNRQAADGSLGGPAGTYARMYCHSIATLSLGEAFALTRDPRLAQSTADALSYSARIQHPSTGGWRYQPGDTGDTSQFGWQAMAMESGKQGGMNLDPQIDQRLRTFLSTVRAGRGGLASYRPKRPPSRTMTAEALASRLLLGHYVPPAEVAEAEAYLLQELPGMGEDNFYYWYYASLALHQLQSPAWTRWNEAMKQRLLATQRSDGSWPTTSVWGGYGGEVYTTAMGCLCLEVYYRHLTLHQSPEKIANGALRPLVR; this comes from the coding sequence ATGACCGAATCGTCGCTCGCGCAAACGCCCTGGTTGGCCGTTGTCGCGGTTTCGGCGATGATCTTGATCGCCGTCACATGGTTCCTGTGGCGACGTCGCGGCGGACGTCGTCGCCCCAAGACAGCGATCGCTTGTGCGATCCTTTCGGTCGGGCTGCACAGTTCGCTGTTTCTGTTCATTCCCACGAAAGATCAACCCGGAAAAGGGACCGGCGACGCGCCCGGTTCGGTCGATGGTTCGGCACCTGTGATGGTCACGATGACCGACGTGGAGACGTTTGATCCCGATCAGTCGGCGTCGCCGGATGAATCGCCCGAGACATTCATTCCGCCGCTTGAACTGCCGGTTCCCGAATCGGAACCTCTGCCAGCGGTGGTGACCGCCACGGCGGCGGTGGATCTTCCGATGGAGACGAGCGTTCAGCCACCCGACTTTTCCGCCGAACCGATCGATCTCTCCGAATCCCATGCGCAGATCGATCAATTGATGACCGACCTCTTGTTGGCCGATGCTACGCTCAGCCAAGTGGAGACGCCCCAGCCGGATCCGCTGCCGACACCGCCGCAACCCGCGGCGACCGCTTCGATGCCGCAACCATCCATGCCGCAACCGACGCCCCCTTCGCCCGCCGCTTCGGGCGTTCCGGTGCCGACCCAAACTGTCGCCACACCGGTTGCATCGCCACGCCCCGACGACTTTGCCAATCGCCGCGGTCCGGCGCGACGCAGTGCCTTGATCGCAACCGGTGGTGACGACCGAACCGAAGCCGCCGTGGCGGCGGGACTTCGCTTCATCGCATCGCGTCAGCGCGCTGACGGAATTTGGGATCCGACGACCACCGGCGCGGGCCAAGAGCGGGTCACACTGGGGCACAATCGTGAAGGCGCGGGCAAGCGTGCCGAGACGGGACTCACTGGGCTGGCACTACTGTCTTTGATGGGCAGCGGTCACACTCACTTGGACGGCCCCTACACCGACAATGTCGCCCGGGGGCTGCAAGCGTTGCTGAACCGCCAGGCGGCCGATGGATCCTTGGGGGGGCCAGCGGGAACGTATGCACGCATGTATTGCCACAGCATCGCCACACTTTCGTTGGGCGAAGCGTTTGCGTTGACTCGCGATCCTCGATTGGCTCAGTCGACAGCCGACGCTCTCAGCTATTCCGCTCGGATCCAACATCCGTCGACCGGAGGATGGCGTTACCAGCCGGGCGACACTGGCGACACGAGCCAGTTCGGTTGGCAGGCAATGGCAATGGAAAGTGGCAAGCAGGGGGGGATGAACCTCGATCCGCAAATCGACCAACGGCTGCGAACCTTCCTTTCGACCGTCCGTGCCGGTCGCGGAGGGCTTGCGTCGTACCGTCCCAAGCGACCGCCATCGCGCACGATGACCGCCGAAGCGTTGGCGTCGCGTTTGCTGTTGGGGCATTACGTTCCGCCGGCGGAGGTTGCCGAAGCCGAAGCGTACCTCTTGCAAGAGCTGCCGGGGATGGGCGAGGACAACTTCTATTATTGGTACTACGCGTCGCTGGCACTGCATCAATTGCAGTCGCCCGCATGGACGCGCTGGAACGAGGCGATGAAGCAGCGGTTGCTGGCAACCCAGCGAAGCGACGGCAG
- a CDS encoding DUF1697 domain-containing protein, with translation MATWIALFRGINVGGKNILPMAQLKSDLEALQLKNIRTSIQSGNVVFDSAAKSAASLTAKISLAIEQQHGFRPQLLLIKPDELREAIVSNPFAEAISDPKTLHFFFLATPPSDPDIQSLENAKSASERYQIADNVFYLHAPDGIGRSKLATNAEKHLGVVATARNYRTVEKLASMVAGDGSMG, from the coding sequence ATGGCGACTTGGATTGCACTCTTTCGCGGCATCAATGTCGGCGGCAAAAACATCTTGCCCATGGCCCAGCTGAAATCGGACCTCGAGGCGCTGCAGCTGAAGAACATCCGCACCTCTATTCAAAGCGGAAATGTTGTCTTCGATTCCGCCGCCAAGTCAGCGGCTTCATTGACCGCCAAGATCTCCCTCGCGATCGAACAACAGCACGGTTTTCGTCCGCAGCTGTTGCTGATCAAGCCGGACGAACTACGGGAGGCGATTGTATCGAATCCATTCGCCGAAGCGATTTCCGATCCCAAAACGCTCCATTTCTTCTTCCTTGCCACGCCCCCCTCCGATCCCGATATCCAATCGCTCGAAAACGCAAAATCAGCCAGTGAACGGTACCAAATAGCCGATAACGTCTTTTACCTGCACGCTCCCGATGGAATTGGTCGTTCCAAACTCGCTACCAACGCCGAAAAACACCTTGGCGTCGTGGCGACGGCACGCAACTACCGGACCGTCGAAAAGCTTGCTTCGATGGTTGCCGGCGACGGATCCATGGGATGA